One genomic segment of Brevibacillus laterosporus LMG 15441 includes these proteins:
- a CDS encoding DJ-1/PfpI family protein: MKKLCSYILMVAMFLATFGTSAWGQSSVPDSPKSSEGKSEKNEWTVGILLYNDVEVLDFAGPFEVFAVAEQDTSGKPFHVKTVSEDGKMITARNGLKVQPDYSFDNAPSFDILIVPGGPGSRTEMYNKHIIKWVQERMKTVDIMASVCTGALILAEAELLNGKTVTTHWNSYDRLEKDYPKLKVKRDVKFVDEGKIVTSGGISAGINMSFYLVKRLLGKETAEKTAKQMEYDIVIE, from the coding sequence TTGAAAAAATTGTGTAGTTATATCCTCATGGTAGCAATGTTCCTTGCCACTTTTGGTACAAGTGCATGGGGACAATCATCCGTACCCGATTCTCCCAAGTCTTCAGAAGGAAAATCAGAAAAAAACGAGTGGACGGTAGGAATTTTGCTGTACAACGATGTGGAAGTATTGGATTTTGCAGGTCCTTTCGAAGTTTTTGCTGTTGCCGAACAGGATACGTCAGGTAAGCCTTTTCATGTTAAAACCGTTTCAGAGGATGGAAAAATGATTACAGCACGAAATGGATTGAAGGTTCAGCCTGATTACAGCTTTGACAATGCTCCCTCCTTTGACATTCTCATCGTTCCAGGAGGACCTGGCAGCCGTACGGAAATGTATAACAAACACATTATCAAATGGGTGCAAGAGCGAATGAAAACCGTTGATATTATGGCTTCCGTATGCACAGGAGCATTAATTCTAGCAGAAGCAGAATTGCTAAATGGCAAAACAGTGACCACCCATTGGAATTCATATGATCGACTTGAAAAAGATTATCCGAAGCTAAAGGTGAAGAGGGACGTAAAATTTGTGGATGAAGGAAAAATCGTAACATCAGGGGGCATTTCCGCTGGCATTAACATGTCATTTTACTTAGTCAAACGATTACTAGGAAAAGAAACCGCCGAAAAGACAGCGAAACAGATGGAGTACGACATTGTCATAGAGTAA